The following are encoded in a window of Prochlorococcus marinus CUG1417 genomic DNA:
- a CDS encoding cysteine desulfurase family protein yields MLSTPILLDYQSSTPCSKDVVDSMKPFWSEIFSNPSSKSNLAGINASAILESSREKIEQNLFLKNKKVIFTSGATESNNLALLGFARNYYRKTGKYGHIITLKTEHKAVLEPLNQLKKEGFMVTEIQPEKDGLISEEQFKKNIREDTFLVSVMLANNEIGVIQPIGNISKICKSRGITFHSDFAQCLGYIELDDLLSEVNMITMSSHKIYGPKGIGLLLIDEAIHLEPLIVGGGQEYGLRSGTLPLPLVVGFVKAIEIAVCNQKNNAEKLLLYRNNLLEGLLENNSGLLINGSIEKRLPHNLNLTILNLNGAKFHKLLKSKIICSSGSACSNGEPSHVLLALGRSFKEAESSIRLSIGLSTNSKDIQQAIHILTNTIKSLR; encoded by the coding sequence ATGCTATCAACTCCTATACTACTAGACTATCAATCTTCGACTCCTTGCTCAAAAGATGTTGTTGATTCTATGAAACCTTTTTGGAGTGAGATATTTTCTAACCCTTCAAGCAAATCTAATTTGGCGGGCATCAACGCGAGCGCTATATTAGAGTCTTCAAGAGAAAAAATAGAACAAAATTTATTTCTTAAGAATAAAAAAGTTATTTTTACAAGTGGGGCAACAGAATCTAATAACTTAGCCTTATTAGGTTTTGCTAGAAATTATTATAGAAAGACAGGCAAATATGGACATATTATTACTTTAAAAACAGAGCATAAAGCTGTTTTAGAGCCATTAAATCAACTCAAAAAAGAGGGATTTATGGTTACAGAAATTCAACCTGAGAAAGATGGCTTAATTTCAGAAGAACAATTCAAAAAAAATATAAGAGAAGATACATTTTTGGTTAGTGTAATGTTGGCAAATAACGAAATAGGAGTAATTCAGCCCATAGGGAATATTTCAAAGATATGTAAATCGAGAGGGATAACCTTTCACTCTGATTTTGCCCAATGTTTAGGTTATATCGAGTTAGATGATCTTTTATCAGAAGTGAATATGATAACGATGAGTTCTCACAAAATATATGGTCCTAAAGGGATAGGACTTCTTTTAATTGATGAAGCAATTCATCTTGAGCCTTTAATTGTTGGAGGAGGTCAGGAATATGGTCTCAGGTCTGGTACATTGCCTCTTCCTTTAGTAGTTGGCTTTGTTAAAGCAATAGAGATAGCAGTTTGTAATCAAAAAAATAACGCTGAGAAATTACTTTTGTATAGAAATAACCTTTTGGAGGGTTTGTTGGAAAATAATTCTGGCTTATTAATTAATGGCTCCATCGAAAAAAGATTACCTCACAATTTAAATTTGACTATATTGAATTTAAACGGAGCAAAGTTTCATAAACTTTTAAAATCTAAAATAATTTGTTCTAGTGGATCTGCATGCAGTAATGGTGAACCATCTCATGTTTTACTAGCCTTAGGTAGATCTTTTAAAGAAGCAGAATCTTCTATAAGATTAAGTATTGGATTAAGCACTAATTCAAAAGATATACAACAAGCAATTCATATTCTTACAAATACGATCAAATCATTACGTTAA